In the Deinococcus ficus genome, one interval contains:
- a CDS encoding DHH family phosphoesterase: MTAVNDDSPTYSRDVRHVARHLLAHPGPIVILTHENPDGDAVGSVLGLSRALRSLGKTTLPVTAPPRYLRFLAQEGELLPSLDAWPEGALLAVLDVDNNDPVRVAGADLAAFHGDVVNVDHHGTNARRATAGVVDPSKPAAAMMVTDVILAMGVTLTEEIATPLMLGLITDTGSFRFESVTPDAFDCASQLRAAGARLGWLNDNLAQNPHSYYLLMREMLGSLEFLHGGQVVLARVDAEMLERAGATWEEVESYVSLLRNAEGSVLAVMVKDYGDRVKVSLRSRGGVSAQNVAVQLGGGGHVPAAGATVSAPYAVARPQLDAAIAEELSRVSRTEPS, from the coding sequence ATGACGGCCGTGAACGACGACAGCCCCACTTACTCCCGGGACGTGCGCCACGTCGCCCGGCACCTCCTCGCCCACCCGGGCCCCATCGTGATTCTCACCCACGAGAACCCCGACGGGGACGCCGTGGGCAGCGTCCTCGGCCTGAGCCGCGCCCTGCGCAGCCTCGGGAAGACCACCCTGCCGGTCACCGCGCCGCCCCGCTACCTGCGCTTCCTCGCGCAGGAAGGCGAGCTGCTGCCCAGCCTGGACGCGTGGCCGGAGGGGGCACTGCTGGCCGTGCTGGACGTGGACAACAACGATCCGGTGCGGGTGGCGGGCGCGGACCTCGCGGCCTTCCATGGGGACGTCGTGAACGTGGACCACCACGGCACGAACGCCCGGCGCGCGACCGCCGGCGTGGTGGACCCCAGCAAACCGGCCGCGGCCATGATGGTCACGGACGTGATCCTGGCGATGGGCGTCACGCTCACCGAGGAGATCGCCACGCCGCTGATGCTGGGCCTGATCACCGACACCGGCAGTTTCCGCTTCGAGAGCGTCACGCCCGACGCCTTCGACTGCGCGTCGCAGCTGCGGGCCGCCGGGGCGCGGCTGGGCTGGCTGAACGACAACCTCGCGCAGAACCCGCACTCGTACTACCTGCTGATGCGGGAGATGCTGGGCAGCCTGGAATTCCTGCACGGCGGACAGGTGGTGCTCGCCCGCGTGGACGCCGAGATGCTGGAGCGCGCCGGGGCGACCTGGGAGGAAGTGGAGAGCTACGTGAGCCTGCTGCGCAACGCCGAGGGCAGCGTGCTGGCCGTGATGGTCAAGGACTACGGCGACCGCGTGAAGGTGTCTCTGCGCTCCCGCGGCGGCGTGAGTGCGCAGAACGTGGCCGTGCAGCTCGGCGGGGGCGGGCACGTCCCGGCCGCCGGAGCGACCGTAAGCGCCCCCTACGCCGTGGCCCGGCCGCAGCTGGACGCGGCGATCGCGGAGGAACTCAGTCGGGTGAGCCGGACCGAGCCGTCCTGA
- a CDS encoding HAD family hydrolase — MTAAGQERHVAFDWGGVFTVGTFDGRSTQNLAERAGVPVDRVRESYFRHVRQLEVGAWSLPQFYDVLAQETGVTLPYEAFEPLYLGSIHDNGAMYATLEGLPRAVRVGLLSNNYPVVSDHLRRDARFARFDALVFSNELGHKKPAPEAFAALEVAMGVPAGQVAFVDDVQENIDAARESGFHGLLYSHEQHDRFRGELAGWLGVPVP, encoded by the coding sequence ATGACAGCAGCAGGGCAGGAGCGGCACGTCGCCTTCGACTGGGGCGGCGTGTTCACGGTGGGCACCTTCGATGGGCGCAGCACGCAGAACCTCGCGGAGCGGGCGGGCGTGCCGGTGGACCGGGTGCGCGAGAGTTACTTCCGGCACGTGCGGCAGCTGGAGGTGGGCGCCTGGAGCCTGCCGCAGTTCTATGACGTGCTGGCGCAGGAGACGGGCGTGACGCTGCCGTACGAGGCGTTCGAGCCCCTGTACCTGGGCAGCATTCACGACAACGGGGCCATGTACGCCACGCTGGAAGGCCTGCCGCGGGCGGTGCGGGTGGGGCTGCTGAGCAACAACTACCCGGTCGTGAGTGATCACCTGCGGCGGGACGCCCGGTTCGCGCGGTTCGACGCGCTGGTGTTCAGCAACGAACTGGGGCACAAGAAGCCGGCCCCAGAGGCGTTCGCGGCGCTGGAGGTGGCGATGGGCGTGCCGGCCGGGCAGGTGGCGTTCGTGGACGACGTGCAGGAGAACATCGACGCGGCGCGAGAGTCCGGTTTTCACGGCCTGCTGTACTCGCACGAGCAGCATGACCGCTTCCGGGGGGAGCTGGCCGGGTGGCTGGGGGTGCCCGTCCCCTGA